The Sesamum indicum cultivar Zhongzhi No. 13 linkage group LG2, S_indicum_v1.0, whole genome shotgun sequence genome contains a region encoding:
- the LOC105156015 gene encoding uncharacterized protein LOC105156015 encodes MADLEPFSIPDGWKLVKRVDNKGTIVKYYTNVLGQKFYSKEDLLRNIKDAKEKGLSIYGPEFKASDSRGKKKKTKIGETSTRICKRDEQKSTCTRGVKISRKQGEAKKGHEIKGGRSAVHICDQTVATDERRRSRRLAGLEPELKCDFKLDKALEYVVKD; translated from the exons ATGGCAGATCTTGAGCCATTCAGCATCCCCGACGGTTGGAAACTTGTCAAGAGAGTTGATAACAAAGGAACCATTGTCAAG TACTATACGAATGTTCTAGGACAAAAGTTTTACAGCAAGGAAGATTTACTACGGAACATAAAGGATGCGAAAGAGAAAGGACTATCCATATATGGTCCT GAATTTAAAGCATCCGATTCCCGGGGtaaaaagaagaagacaaAAATAGGAGAAACATCCACAAGGATCTGCAAAAGAGATGAGCAAAAATCTACTTGTACAAGG GGAGTGAAAATATCTAGAAAGCAAGGAGAAGCGAAGAAGGGACATGAAATCAAAGGAGGGAGGTCTGCTGTGCACATTTGTGACCAAA CTGTCGCAACTGACGAGCGCCGGAGGTCAAGAAGACTTGCAGGGCTTGAGCCCGAGCTAAAATGTGATTTTAAGCTTGATAAAGCTCTGGAATATGTAGTTAAGGATTGA
- the LOC105156016 gene encoding cytochrome P450 CYP72A219-like, with amino-acid sequence MDASAIVGWEKSLWRLIGFSLVAIVALAWAWRVMDWVWFSPRRKERILRQQGFKGNSYTLMRLMFGDIKENSMVYAEALGKAINIRDPAAPRVMPFVHRTLHKYGKKSYLWVGPRPRVLIMDPELMKTVMTKHNTYKKNFKVTNHIVQIIVTGLLGLEGKLWSKSRTTLNPVFQLQKLKKMIPAFQVSCDEILSEWKNLAFTKDDGSCVLDVFPYLESLTSKVVSRTLFATDYSKDKNLYVILKEMAYLANQTTRMADLPGAKYLPTETNQRAKQIMSEVRKRLTVLIKERAKEIEAGQNVEDNFFDVLLNSELAEAHGIKNMNDLFGQVKLFYFAGYESTANLLVWTMILLGIHQDWQERARQEAFQVFGDRKPDYEGLSQLKVIPMILNEVLRLYPPVVELSRLVEEETKLGEYTIPADTLLMLPIVILHRDPEYWGEDANEFKPDRFAEGVLKATNGRPAFFPFGWGPRVCIGQNYSLMEAKLVLSNILRTFSFELSPTYTHAPYVVFTVQPQHGAPLILRKLK; translated from the exons ATGGACGCATCGGCGATCGTCGGCTGGGAGAAGAGTTTGTGGAGACTGATAGGGTTTTCGTTGGTGGCGATTGTGGCGTTGGCGTGGGCTTGGAGGGTTATGGACTGGGTGTGGTTTAGTCCTAGGAGGAAGGAGAGAATTCTGAGGCAGCAAGGGTTCAAGGGAAACTCCTACACTCTGATGAGGCTCATGTTTGGGGACATAAAAGAGAATTCCATGGTGTACGCAGAAGCCTTGGGAAAAGCTATCAATATTCGTGATCCAGCTGCTCCCAGAGTCATGCCCTTCGTCCATAGAACCCTTCAcaaatatg GTAAAAAGTCGTACCTGTGGGTGGGACCAAGACCAAGAGTGCTGATAATGGACCCTGAGTTGATGAAAACAGTCATGACCAAACACAATACCTACAAGAAGAATTTTAAGGTGACAAACCACATTGTCCAAATAATCGTCACTGGACTTCTTGGCCTTGAAGGCAAACTCTGGAGCAAAAGCAGAACCACCTTGAACCCTGTTTTCCAGTTGCAAAAATTGAAG AAAATGATACCAGCATTTCAAGTGAGCTGCGATGAGATTCTGAGCGAGTGGAAGAACTTAGCGTTCACCAAGGACGACGGATCTTGCGTCCTCGACGTGTTCCCCTATTTGGAATCCTTAACGTCCAAAGTCGTGTCTCGAACGTTGTTTGCAACGGACTATTCCAAGGATAAAAACCTTTATGTGATTCTTAAAGAAATGGCGTATTTGGCAAATCAAACCACACGCATGGCAGATTTACCAGGAGCCAA GTACTTGCCAACTGAGACCAACCAAAGGGCGAAGCAGATCATGAGTGAAGTGCGTAAACGACTAACGGTGCTGATCAAGGAAAGAGCCAAGGAGATAGAGGCAGGCCAGAATGTGGAGGACAACTTCTTCGATGTGCTATTGAATTCTGAACTTGCGGAGGCTCATGGCATCAAGAACATGAATGATCTCTTCGGACAGGTCAAGTTGTTTTACTTTGCAGGTTATGAGTCCACCGCGAATTTGCTGGTTTGGACCATGATTTTGCTTGGCATTCATCAAGACTGGCAAGAGCGTGCTAGACAAGAAGCTTTCCAAGTGTTTGGCGACCGTAAACCCGACTACGAAGGCTTAAGCCAACTCAAAGTG ATTCCAATGATCTTGAACGAAGTGCTGAGGCTGTACCCTCCGGTGGTGGAGCTCTCTCGACTCGTCGAAGAAGAAACCAAACTAGGAGAGTACACCATACCCGCAGACACACTTCTGATGCTGCCAATCGTGATACTGCACCGTGATCCCGAGTACTGGGGCGAAGACGCCAACGAATTCAAGCCCGACCGGTTTGCTGAGGGAGTGCTGAAAGCCACGAACGGGCGCCCGGCGTTCTTCCCCTTTGGGTGGGGACCGCGCGTCTGCATCGGTCAGAACTACTCCTTGATGGAGGCCAAGCTTGTTCTCTCCAACATTCTCCGCACGTTCTCCTTTGAGCTCTCGCCCACCTACACACACGCTCCTTACGTCGTTTTCACTGTCCAGCCACAGCACGGCGCTCCCCTCATTCTGCGCAAGCTCAAGTAA
- the LOC105156017 gene encoding dolichyl-diphosphooligosaccharide--protein glycosyltransferase subunit DAD1, whose translation MGRSATTKDAQALFHSLRSAYAATPNNLKIIDLYIVFAVVTAVIQVVYMAIVGSFPFNSFLSGVLSCVGTAVLAVSLRIQVNKENKEFKDLPPERAFADFVLCNLVLHLVIMNFLG comes from the exons ATGGGGAGATCGGCGACGACAAAGGATGCGCAGGCTCTTTTTCATTCTCTCCGCTCTGCCTACGCCGCCACTCCCAATAATCTCAAG ATCATCGATCTCTACATTGTATTCGCGGTTGTTACTGCTGTAATTCAG GTAGTTTACATGGCCATTGTTGGATCATTCCCTTTCAACTCCTTTCTTTCAGGGGTTCTTTCATGTGTGGGAACTGCTGTCCTTGCTG TTAGTCTTCGGATTCAagtaaacaaagaaaacaaggAATTCAAG GATTTACCTCCAGAGCGTGCTTTTGCTGATTTTGTTCTCTGCAATTTGGTACTTCATTTGGTTATCATGAACTTCCTGGGATAA